A window from Fragaria vesca subsp. vesca linkage group LG5, FraVesHawaii_1.0, whole genome shotgun sequence encodes these proteins:
- the LOC101308879 gene encoding uncharacterized protein LOC101308879, with translation MARSRGEKEQSFHDKNTGFLKLLQVVSFLVVFVVGVVIGLVTSAHINRHLGAQTETYSFINNFSSSSKETTPPPPPPLEPNYCPAVVQNCEKVDCLSMATFLEPNKNLTHGMSDNELFWRASLVPGTKEYPYERVPKVAFLFMTRGPLPLMPLWERFFQGHDNKLFSVYVHVVPGYRVNASTTSPFYRREIPSQPVSWGSVTLVDAERRLLANALLDFSNERFILLSESCIPVYNFPTVYKYLTGSKYSFVESYDDAGRFGRGRYSRRMLPDIQLYQWRKGSQWFELSRTLAAIIVADVRYYTVFSKYCLPACYPDEHYMATYFNMFHGSLNSNRTVTWVDWSVGGPHPAMYGGENVTEDFVRSIRNNGALCQYNSEMTSICNLFARKFAPTALEPLLELASSVMEF, from the exons ATGGCAAGAAGCAGAGGGGAGAAAGAACAGAGCTTCCACGATAAGAACACGGGTTTTCTCAAACTCTTGCAAGTTGTCTCCTTTTTGGTCGTTTTTGTTGTGGGTGTGGTCATAGGATTGGTAACAAGCGCCCACATCAATCGTCATTTGGGTGCACAAACCGAGACTTATTCCTTTATCAACAACTTCTCCTCCTCCTCCAAGGAGACTACACCACCACCACCACCACCACTGGAGCCTAATTATTGTCCAGCAGTTGTGCAAAATTGCGAGAAGGTTGATTGTTTGAGCATGGCCACATTTCTGGAGCCTAATAAGAACTTGACACATGGTATGTCGGATAATGAGCTGTTTTGGAGAGCTTCATTGGTTCCGGGTACGAAAGAGTATCCGTATGAGAGAGTGCCCAAAGTGGCTTTCTTGTTTATGACTAGAGGGCCGTTGCCTTTGATGCCCTTGTGGGAGAGGTTCTTTCAGGGACATGACAATAAGCTTTTCTCAGTTTATGTGCATGTTGTTCCGGGGTATAGGGTCAATGCATCAACCACTTCTCCTTTTTATCGACGAGAAATCCCTAGTCAG CCTGTTTCTTGGGGAAGCGTTACACTGGTTGATGCAGAGAGGCGCCTTCTAGCTAATGCCTTGCTTGATTTCTCAAATGAGCGCTTTATCCTCCTCTCTGAGAGTTGCATCCCAGTCTATAACTTTCCTACAGTGTACAAGTATCTCACTGGTTCCAAGTATAGCTTTGTTGAATCATACGACGATGCTGGACGTTTTGGCCGTGGGCGTTACAGCCGTAGAATGCTTCCTGATATTCAGCTGTATCAGTGGAGGAAAGGGTCTCAGTGGTTTGAACTTAGCCGCACTTTAGCTGCTATTATAGTCGCAGACGTACGGTACTACACCGTCTTCAGCAAATATTGTTTGCCTGCTTGCTACCCAGATGAGCATTACATGGCAACTTACTTCAATATGTTCCATGGTTCACTGAACTCTAATCGAACCGTGACTTGGGTAGACTGGTCTGTGGGAGGACCACACCCTGCAATGTATGGAGGAGAAAATGTTACAGAAGATTTTGTACGGTCTATTAGGAATAATGGAGCACTTTGTCAGTACAATTCAGAGATGACATCCATTTGTAACCTATTTGCTCGGAAGTTCGCTCCAACAGCATTGGAGCCTTTGCTCGAGCTTGCCTCATCCGTGATGGAATTTTGA